In Leptolyngbya sp. NIES-2104, the genomic window GCTTCCCATCCCGCGCTACAGTAAAACGGTGATTTGCAAGGAAAGATCAATGCGCCGTTGGATTTCTTGGTTTGCTATGCTGCTCTGTGTTTTGGGCTTAACAGGGTGCAGTTTGCCGCGTGTGACCGCAGAGGATCGATTGTTTTTGCCGCTGTCGATCGAGTTTCTCGGTAGCTATACTCTCACCGATAAGCAGTTCAAAGATACAACAGTTGGGGGACTCTCAGGGATTACGTACGATCGCAAAAAAGACCTTTATTACGTCGTTTCGGACGATCGTAGCGATCGACAACCTGCCCGGTTTTATACAGTGAAATTGCAGATTGATCAGAACGCGCTTCAATCGGTTGATGTGCAGAATGTCACGACTTTGACCGATGAGAATGGTCAACCTTACGGGAAAAACAAAATTGACCCGGAAGGAATTGCACTTTCGCCGCTTGGTTCTGTGTTCATTTCGAGTGAAGGAGCGGTGAAAGAAGAGGTTCCAGCGTTCATCGGAGAGTTTGATCTGCAAACTGGGAAACTGAAGCGGAAACTGACCCTACCGGAATCGTACTCGCCGGATGCAAAGATTATTGGGCAGACTCGTGGTATTCAGGATAATCGAGCGTTTGAATCACTGACTTTGAATGCTGGGGCTTCGACGGCTCCACCTGCTGAACCGTTTCGATTGTTTAGTGTGGTTGAGGCTCCTTTAGTTCAAGATCTGGAATTGCCGAATACCAAGGAAAGCTTGATGAATCGGATGCTGCATTATCAGCTTTGGGAAGGACGATCAACACTTATTTCTGAACACGCTTACCCGTTAGATCCGAAACCGACTGGGATGATCGACCATGGATTGAGTGAATTTTTATCGATCGACCAAGGCGGACATTTTTTAAGTCTAGAGCGATCGTTTGGATTAGCTGGATTTCGGATCAAACTTTTTCAAGTGACCACCGGAACCGCAAGTGATATCTCGACATTTGGGACACTCCGCAACGCACAGATGAAACCTGCGGCAAAGGAACTGTTACTGGATCTCAATCAGTTGGGGACGCGGTTGGATAACTTGGAAGGAATGACGATCGGCGCACGATTTCCAGATGGGTCACATAGTTTGGTGATGGTTAGCGACGATAACTTTAACAATTTGGGACAGATTACTCAGTTTTTGCTGTTCAAAATTAAAGGTCTGAAAGGTTGATTTCTTGTTACCCGCAACACCGTACAATAAATTCCAGATTTCGATAGGACGACCATGACACACTCTACCGATATTGCAACATTGGCACGTTGGATGGCAGCTGATTTTAGCAATCAGCAACAAGCATTTGAAAATCCGCCGATGTATGCTCACATTCGCGTCTGTATGCGACCATTGCCGAAAGAAGTGCTGGGTGGAATGGGTTTCTTTATCGAGCAGGCGTATGACTATATGTTGAATGATCCGTATCGGTTGCGGGTGCTGAAACTAATCGAGAAGAACGATCGCATTGAGATTGAGAACTATCAAGTGCGCGATGAGAAGAAGTTTTACGGGGCATCACGCGATTTGAATCGATTAAAGGAATTGAACGCGGATCAATTAGAGAAACTTCCAGGATGCAACATGATTGTGGAATGGACGGGGCAGGGTTTTAAAGGACAAGTCGAACCAGGAAAGGCTTGTATGGTGACGCGCAAAGGGAAAGAGACTTACTTGGATAGTGAATTTGAGATTGATGCAGAGCGGTTTACGAGTCTCGATCGAGGACGCGACCCTGAAACCGATGAACATGTTTGGGGATCGGTGGCGGGACCGTTTGACTTTGTGCGGTGGGCGAGTTTTGCGGATGAAGTGCAAGTTTAGGTGATCTGTAATACACAGATTGAACAATCAAACTTAGTCCGTTAGATAGATATTTGCGCGAATTGGAAAATTACAGTCAGGAATTCGCGCAATGTCGTTATGAATTGCGATCTTCTCGGTGCCGAAACCTGGTAGATTTGGCAAAGTATCCGCAGAAAAGATTGAGCAAGCATGAAAGTCCTAGTTATTGGTGGTGATGGCTATTGTGGTTGGGCAACCGCGCTCTACTTGTCCAATCGGGGTCATGAGGTTGGTATTTTAGATAGCTTGGTGCGGCGGCATTGGGACAATGAATTGTGTATTGATACACTGACCCCGATCGCGCCGATTAAACAACGGCTGCAACGCTGGAAAGACCTTACAGGCAAACAGATCGATCTTTTTATTGGCGATATTACGAACTACGAATTTCTCAACAAATCAATGGAGCAGTTTCAACCGGATGCGATCGTGCATTTCGGTGAACAGCGATCGGCTCCATTTTCAATGATCGATCGTGAACATGCGGTGCTCACTCAGGTCAATAACGTCGTCGGAACGCTCAATCTGCTCTACATCATGAAAGAGAAGTTCCCCGATTGTCATTTGGTCAAGCTCGGTACGATGGGCGAATATGGGACACCGAACATCGATATCGAAGAAGGTTACATTACGATCGAACATAACGGACGCAAAGATACACTCCCATATCCGAAACAACCGGGTAGTATGTATCACCTGAGCAAAGTGCATGACTCGCACAATATTCACTTTGCCTGTCGCATCTGGGGCTTACGGGCAACCGATTTGAACCAAGGCATCGTTTACGGGGTTCTGACCGAAGAAACCGGAATGGACGAAATGCTGATTAATCGTCTCGATTACGATGGTGTGTTCGGAACAGCGCTGAATCGATTCTGCATTCAAGCTGCGATCGGACATCCGCTAACAGTTTATGGAAAAGGTGGACAAACTCGCGGATTTTTGGACATTCGGGATACGGTTCGCTGTGTGGAATTGGCGCTTGAAACTCCGGCTAATCCGGGTGAATTCCGCGTGTTCAACCAGTTTACTGAACTATTCGGAGTGGGCGAAATCGCGAACTTGGTGCAGAAGGCTGGAAGCGCCATGGGCTTAAAAGTTGAAGTGCAGAGCTTTGACAATCCGCGCATCGAGAAAGAAGAACATTACTTCAATGCGAAGAACACCAATCTATTAGATTTGGGACTGCAACCGCACTATCTATCAGATTCGTTGTTGGATTCGTTGTTGAACTTTGCAATTAAGTACAAAGGTCGCGTAGACAATGATGAGATTCTGCCGAAAGTGACCTGGAAACGGTAACTCAATTTGGAAAGCGATGGTTTTCGGATCATCGCTTTTTTTGCGATCGACCCCTGCACAGACATTTATGCGAATTGCTTTATTTACAGAAACGTTTCTGCCAAAAGTTGATGGTATTGTGACTCGGTTAAAACATACGGTTGATCATCTCCAGAGACAGGGCAATGATGTTCTGATCTTTTCACCGGATGGCGGTTTGACTGAGTACAAAGGTGCAAAAATTTACGGCGTTTCAGGGTTTCCGCTGCCGTTGTATCCAGAATTGAAGTTAGCATTACCGCGACCTGCGATCGGGGATGAAATTTCTCGTTTCAAACCGGATCTGATTCATATTGTGAATCCTGCTGTTTTAGGATTAGCAGGACTGTTTTACAGCAAGCTCTACAGCATTCCGTTAGTCGCTTCTTATCACACACATTTACCCGAATATCTTCAACACTATGGGTTAGGGGCTTTGGAAGGGTTGCTCTGGGAATTGCTCAAAGCGGGACACAATCAAGCTGTGATTAATCTTTGCACGTCAACCGCAATGATGCAGGCGTTGAGCGAACATGGAATCGAACGGGTGAATCTTTGGCAGCGGGGCGTGGATACGGAAACGTTTCAGCCGCATTTAGCCAGTTTGGAAATGCGATCGCGCCTTTCTCAAGGTCATCCCGAAGATCCGCTCTTGCTCTATGTCGGTCGATTGTCGGCGGAAAAAGAAGTCGATCAAATTAAACCTGTGCTCGAATCGATTCCGAATGCTCGATTGGCATTGGTGGGAGATGGTCCCAATCGCCAAACGTTAGAAAAGCATTTTGCGGGAACGAATACGAACTTTGTCGGTTACTTGGGGGGTCAAGAATTAGCTTCTGCGTTTGCGTCTGCCGATGCGTTTGTGTTTCCGTCTCGGACTGAGACATTAGGGCTAGTTTTGCTTGAAGCAATGGCGGCAGGATGTCCGGTAGTGGCGGCGCGATCAGGTGGCATTCCCGATATTGTCGAAGATGGGGTGAATGGGTATTTATTTGATCCAACTGATGAAAAGGGCGCGATCGCGGCAACGCAATTATTGTTATCTCGCCCTGAAGAACGTGAACAACTCCGACAAAATGCCCGAACCGAAGCGGAGCGCTGGAGTTGGTCAGCCGCTACTAAACAATTGGAGAACTATTACGAAAACGTTTTAGAAAAATCGAAGATGACTTGTGCTCGATGATTAGAATAGAACAGGTCAAAAATCGGTAAATTACTGTGCCTCCAGAGTTAGAGACAATTGAAGCGACGTGGAAACAAGGCGAACTGCTTGAAGTGACGATCGTGGATTTAAGCGATCGCGGCGATGGTGTGGGACGTGCCGGATCGCGTGTGGTGTTTGTGCCGGATACCGTGACAGGCGATCGTGCGATCGTCCGTTTGATGCACGTGAAGCCGAATTTCGCTCATGCAAAGATCCATGAACTCCTTGAAGCTTCTCCGTATGGGGTTCGTCCTAGTTGTATCGTGGCGGATAAGTGTGGCGGGTGTCAGTGGCAGCACGTCGATTATGAATATCAGCTTGAGGCGAAACGCAATCAGGTTGTGCAAGCGTTGGCGCGAATCGGAGGATTTGATCAAGCAGTGGTTGATCCGGTTTTCAATGTTAGTGAACCGCTACACTACCGCAATAAAGCGACTTATCCGCTGGGAGTCTCGCAACATCGACAAGTACAGGCAGGATACTATCAGAAAGGCACTCATCAGATTGTGAACCTTAATCAGTGTCCGATTCAGGATGAGCGCTTAAATCCATTTTTAGCTGAGATTAAACAAGACATTCAGCGGCAAGGATGGCGGGTTTACGATGAGAAATATCATCGGGGACAATTGCGACATTTGTCTTTGAGAATTGGACAGCGAACCGGTGAAGTTTTACTCACCTTGATCACGACTGATCCAGAGTTGCCGAACTTAGAATCTCAAGCGCAGGAATGGTTAGAGCGTTATCCGAATTTAGTGGGCGTGTCGATCAATCTGCAACGCGATCGCACAAACACAATCTTTGGTACAGAAACATACTGCATTGCAGGTCAGCCCTTCTTGAGCGAACAGTTTGCAGGGTTAACTTTTCACATTCGAGCCGATACCTTCTTCCAAGTGCATACCGAACAAGCAGAAGCGCTGTTATTCGCGATTGTGGAACAATTGAAATTACAAGGGAATGAAACCTTTGTTGATGCTTATTGTGGGATTGGCACGATGACATTACCGATCGCGCAACGAGTCAAAACTGCGATCGGAATCGAAATTCAACCCGAAGCGATCGAGCAGGCACAACAAAATGCAACTCTAAACGGCATCGAAAATGTCAGTTTTGAAGTGGGATCTGTGGAAAAAGTACTGCAATCTCTTTCTGTTGAACCGGATTTAGTCATGCTTGATCCGCCCCGTAAAGGATGTGATGGCATTGTTTTAGAAACGCTCCGACAACAGAAACCTAAACAGATTGTTTACGTCAGTTGTAACCCTGCAACACTTGCGAGAGACTTAAAACTGTTGTGCGCGGATAATGCGTATCAACTCACACGAGTACAACCTGCGGACTTTTTCCCGCAAACGGCTCATGTCGAATGTGCAGCATTTCTGAAACGGGTGGAGGAGTAAATGCGGTTTCAGGATTTGGTTGAAAAACTGGGCATATCAGTCACCAGTAGCAGTGACACACCGGAATTAGAAATTACTGGCGTGAGCGCGATCGCAGATGCCACTCCAAATACGCTAACGTATGCAGAAAGCACGAAATACATTGAGCAATTGAAAGCAACACAGGCGAGCGCAGTGATTCTGCCTGCGAATGAAACATTGCAAGGAATTGCAATCGATCGCGGTTTAGCGTGGATTGTGGTTTCTCAGCCGCGATTGGTGTTTGCAAGTGCGATCGCGCTTTTTTACCAACCCTACAAGCCTGCGCCTCGAATTCATCCCACTGCTGTTATCGATCCATCTGCTCAGATTGGCGAATCAGTTTCGATTGGTGCTCATGTTGTCATTGAATCGGGTGTTAAAGTTGGCAATCACGTTTGTATTCATCCGAATGTTGTTGTTTATCCGGATGTAGTGATTGGCGATCGTACAGTCCTTCATGCAAACTGCACCATTCAAGAACGGAGTCAAATCGGTGCGGATTGTGTGATCCATTCCGGTGCAGTGATTGGATCAGAGGGATTCGGGTTTGTGCCGACTCGTGAAGGCTGGCTGAAAATGGAACAAGCGGGCTACACCGTGTTAGAAGATGGGGTCGAAATTGGCTGCAATTCAGCAGTCGATCGTCCTGCCGTTGGAGAAACTCGCATCGGACGCAATACTAAGCTCGACAACTTCGTGCAGATTGGACACGGCGTGAAAGTTGGGGAAGCTTGCGCGTTTGCGGCTCAGGTTGGAATTGCAGGCGGATCGACGATCGGGAATCGGGTGATTTTAGCGGGGCAGGTTGGAGTCGGAAACGAGGCGAAAATGGGAGATGGCTCGATCGCTTCTGCTAGAACGGGCGTTCATAGCGATGTGAAATCTGGTGTCACGGTGTCCGGCTATCCTGCGGTTGAACATCGAACATTTCTGAGAGCTTGGGCGCTCTACACTCGATTACCTGAGATGTATCAAGCGATTAAGCAGATTCAGAAGCGATTAGATGAATCTTGACCGGACAGATGGGTTTTAACTGAATTGCCTGTCAGGAGCGGCGCAGTTCTTGAAGACTCTGGCGAATCAGGGGAATCGTTGAAACTAAAATCAGAACCGCGATCGCTAAACTAATCGCACCATCCGCCCACATCCAATGAAAGACTGCAACCGCGATCGCGGCAAAAATCACGCCAATTGCTCCCAACGCATCAGCAACGACATGCAGAAATGCCGCTCGTAAGTTCAAATCGTGGTCGCTGCCTTGGTGCAGAATCGTGATGTTGATGCCGTTGACAATCAGACCAACGATCGCGGTAATCAACATCGGTAAGCTGGAAATTTCAGGGCTTGCAGTTTGGAACCGCTCGATCGCTTCCCAAATAATCCACAGCGAGACGAGAACGAGTCCAAATCCATTCAATAGTGCTGCCCAGGTTTCCGGCGATCGACTGGGTTTAACGGAAACCGTATTTTCGCCAATCCAACCCCACTGCATCGGAGATTGGGCGATTCGGGTCGCGAGTAGTGCTAACACCAATGCAAAACAATCGGAAACGAGATGTCCTGCCTCTGCAACCAGTGCCAGACTGTGACTCGATACGCCGATCGCACCTTCTACACCTGCAAAAATCCCTACCACAATTAGCGCCGATAAAAGCTGACGCTGTTTAGTTCGGGGATCGTGGACGGGACAGGAACAGTTCACAGAATGAGGAGCGATCATCGGCAT contains:
- a CDS encoding esterase-like activity of phytase family protein codes for the protein MRRWISWFAMLLCVLGLTGCSLPRVTAEDRLFLPLSIEFLGSYTLTDKQFKDTTVGGLSGITYDRKKDLYYVVSDDRSDRQPARFYTVKLQIDQNALQSVDVQNVTTLTDENGQPYGKNKIDPEGIALSPLGSVFISSEGAVKEEVPAFIGEFDLQTGKLKRKLTLPESYSPDAKIIGQTRGIQDNRAFESLTLNAGASTAPPAEPFRLFSVVEAPLVQDLELPNTKESLMNRMLHYQLWEGRSTLISEHAYPLDPKPTGMIDHGLSEFLSIDQGGHFLSLERSFGLAGFRIKLFQVTTGTASDISTFGTLRNAQMKPAAKELLLDLNQLGTRLDNLEGMTIGARFPDGSHSLVMVSDDNFNNLGQITQFLLFKIKGLKG
- a CDS encoding chromophore lyase CpcT/CpeT; amino-acid sequence: MTHSTDIATLARWMAADFSNQQQAFENPPMYAHIRVCMRPLPKEVLGGMGFFIEQAYDYMLNDPYRLRVLKLIEKNDRIEIENYQVRDEKKFYGASRDLNRLKELNADQLEKLPGCNMIVEWTGQGFKGQVEPGKACMVTRKGKETYLDSEFEIDAERFTSLDRGRDPETDEHVWGSVAGPFDFVRWASFADEVQV
- a CDS encoding NAD-dependent epimerase/dehydratase family protein, translating into MKVLVIGGDGYCGWATALYLSNRGHEVGILDSLVRRHWDNELCIDTLTPIAPIKQRLQRWKDLTGKQIDLFIGDITNYEFLNKSMEQFQPDAIVHFGEQRSAPFSMIDREHAVLTQVNNVVGTLNLLYIMKEKFPDCHLVKLGTMGEYGTPNIDIEEGYITIEHNGRKDTLPYPKQPGSMYHLSKVHDSHNIHFACRIWGLRATDLNQGIVYGVLTEETGMDEMLINRLDYDGVFGTALNRFCIQAAIGHPLTVYGKGGQTRGFLDIRDTVRCVELALETPANPGEFRVFNQFTELFGVGEIANLVQKAGSAMGLKVEVQSFDNPRIEKEEHYFNAKNTNLLDLGLQPHYLSDSLLDSLLNFAIKYKGRVDNDEILPKVTWKR
- a CDS encoding glycosyltransferase family 1 protein, with the protein product MRIALFTETFLPKVDGIVTRLKHTVDHLQRQGNDVLIFSPDGGLTEYKGAKIYGVSGFPLPLYPELKLALPRPAIGDEISRFKPDLIHIVNPAVLGLAGLFYSKLYSIPLVASYHTHLPEYLQHYGLGALEGLLWELLKAGHNQAVINLCTSTAMMQALSEHGIERVNLWQRGVDTETFQPHLASLEMRSRLSQGHPEDPLLLYVGRLSAEKEVDQIKPVLESIPNARLALVGDGPNRQTLEKHFAGTNTNFVGYLGGQELASAFASADAFVFPSRTETLGLVLLEAMAAGCPVVAARSGGIPDIVEDGVNGYLFDPTDEKGAIAATQLLLSRPEEREQLRQNARTEAERWSWSAATKQLENYYENVLEKSKMTCAR
- the rlmD gene encoding 23S rRNA (uracil(1939)-C(5))-methyltransferase RlmD, giving the protein MPPELETIEATWKQGELLEVTIVDLSDRGDGVGRAGSRVVFVPDTVTGDRAIVRLMHVKPNFAHAKIHELLEASPYGVRPSCIVADKCGGCQWQHVDYEYQLEAKRNQVVQALARIGGFDQAVVDPVFNVSEPLHYRNKATYPLGVSQHRQVQAGYYQKGTHQIVNLNQCPIQDERLNPFLAEIKQDIQRQGWRVYDEKYHRGQLRHLSLRIGQRTGEVLLTLITTDPELPNLESQAQEWLERYPNLVGVSINLQRDRTNTIFGTETYCIAGQPFLSEQFAGLTFHIRADTFFQVHTEQAEALLFAIVEQLKLQGNETFVDAYCGIGTMTLPIAQRVKTAIGIEIQPEAIEQAQQNATLNGIENVSFEVGSVEKVLQSLSVEPDLVMLDPPRKGCDGIVLETLRQQKPKQIVYVSCNPATLARDLKLLCADNAYQLTRVQPADFFPQTAHVECAAFLKRVEE
- the lpxD gene encoding UDP-3-O-(3-hydroxymyristoyl)glucosamine N-acyltransferase, whose product is MRFQDLVEKLGISVTSSSDTPELEITGVSAIADATPNTLTYAESTKYIEQLKATQASAVILPANETLQGIAIDRGLAWIVVSQPRLVFASAIALFYQPYKPAPRIHPTAVIDPSAQIGESVSIGAHVVIESGVKVGNHVCIHPNVVVYPDVVIGDRTVLHANCTIQERSQIGADCVIHSGAVIGSEGFGFVPTREGWLKMEQAGYTVLEDGVEIGCNSAVDRPAVGETRIGRNTKLDNFVQIGHGVKVGEACAFAAQVGIAGGSTIGNRVILAGQVGVGNEAKMGDGSIASARTGVHSDVKSGVTVSGYPAVEHRTFLRAWALYTRLPEMYQAIKQIQKRLDES
- a CDS encoding cation diffusion facilitator family transporter, whose translation is MPMIAPHSVNCSCPVHDPRTKQRQLLSALIVVGIFAGVEGAIGVSSHSLALVAEAGHLVSDCFALVLALLATRIAQSPMQWGWIGENTVSVKPSRSPETWAALLNGFGLVLVSLWIIWEAIERFQTASPEISSLPMLITAIVGLIVNGINITILHQGSDHDLNLRAAFLHVVADALGAIGVIFAAIAVAVFHWMWADGAISLAIAVLILVSTIPLIRQSLQELRRS